In Deltaproteobacteria bacterium, a single window of DNA contains:
- the folB gene encoding dihydroneopterin aldolase — translation MRTVRRDHLHLTLEYDHTLGFYHWEKKRKQKVIVDLKIEFDVKKAAKSDHLKDTIDYDVVDALVLNVLKRKHYNLIETIAEEVAREILALKGVHGVDVSVDKPLAIPHARKVSVSIYRKK, via the coding sequence ATGCGAACCGTCAGGCGCGACCATCTGCATCTCACCCTCGAGTACGACCACACCCTCGGTTTCTATCACTGGGAAAAAAAGCGGAAACAGAAGGTGATTGTCGATTTAAAGATCGAATTCGATGTAAAAAAAGCGGCAAAGAGCGATCACCTCAAAGACACTATCGACTACGATGTCGTTGACGCGCTGGTCTTGAATGTTCTGAAGCGGAAACACTACAATCTGATCGAAACAATCGCCGAGGAGGTGGCCCGCGAGATTCTCGCTCTTAAGGGAGTCCACGGGGTGGATGTCAGCGTGGACAAGCCTCTCGCCATCCCGCACGCGCGGAAGGTATCGGTTTCGATCTATCGGAAAAAGTAA
- the folE gene encoding GTP cyclohydrolase I FolE, with the protein MPKALKTQPIALVEDRTPTSFKPVSLPARREMEETLRILLRGVGEDPDREGLLKTPSRVVESLKFLTKGYEEDPFDVINSAIFNEKHDEMIVVKDIVLYSLCEHHLLPFFGRAHVAYIPNNRIVGLSKIARLVEIYARRLQVQERLTQQIADTLQETLKPKGTAVIIEAEHLCMQMRGVQKRGSSMITSAMLGGFRRLATREEFISLIRNGK; encoded by the coding sequence ATGCCCAAGGCATTAAAGACACAACCGATTGCCCTTGTTGAAGATAGGACGCCGACCTCTTTTAAACCGGTTTCTCTGCCCGCGCGCCGCGAGATGGAGGAAACCCTCCGCATTCTTTTGCGCGGCGTGGGGGAAGATCCGGACCGCGAGGGGCTTTTAAAAACCCCCTCCCGCGTCGTCGAGTCGCTTAAATTCCTGACCAAAGGATACGAAGAAGATCCTTTTGACGTCATCAACAGCGCCATTTTCAACGAAAAGCACGACGAGATGATCGTCGTGAAAGACATCGTCCTCTACAGCCTCTGCGAGCACCACCTCCTCCCTTTCTTCGGCCGGGCCCATGTGGCTTATATTCCCAACAACCGGATTGTGGGCCTTTCAAAAATCGCGCGGCTGGTGGAAATTTATGCGCGGCGGCTTCAGGTGCAGGAGCGGCTGACCCAGCAGATCGCCGATACGTTGCAAGAAACCCTCAAACCGAAAGGAACGGCGGTAATCATCGAGGCCGAGCACCTTTGCATGCAGATGCGCGGGGTGCAAAAAAGGGGATCAAGCATGATCACCTCCGCCATGCTCGGCGGATTCCGTCGTCTGGCGACGCGTGAAGAATTTATTTCTCTCATTCGCAATGGAAAATAA
- a CDS encoding 6-carboxytetrahydropterin synthase, with protein sequence MENKSPHLSLTASYDICAAHQLNRPDWDSAKNRAAFGHCADLHGHQYKLEVTLEGDVPAETGMIINGYEIDRIVREKIMSRIDHKFLNKDIPFFQ encoded by the coding sequence ATGGAAAATAAATCACCTCATCTATCCCTCACCGCCTCCTACGACATTTGCGCCGCCCACCAGCTTAACCGGCCCGATTGGGACAGCGCCAAGAATCGCGCCGCCTTCGGCCACTGCGCCGATTTGCACGGGCATCAGTATAAACTGGAAGTGACGCTGGAAGGAGATGTCCCGGCCGAGACCGGGATGATTATCAACGGCTATGAGATCGACCGGATTGTTCGCGAAAAAATTATGAGCCGGATTGACCACAAATTTTTGAACAAGGACATCCCCTTTTTTCAGTAA
- a CDS encoding HAD hydrolase-like protein — protein MNLQNIIFDWSGTLFDDFEISHHSTVATLKAFGGKLVSIDDYKEHFVLPAWKFYRYFLKNADMDAVTHFYFEHFMHHIERGRLFPKARENLKRAHRMGYKLFICSTVRQDLLEKMVRHLKIDRFFDGIFGSVRDKEKRLPNICRRLGLKKDRTIFAGDMEHDVAAAKKAGVLSAAFLCGYQTPRHLLSAAPDFVWNDHGSLGKFLNKIPPNPPLPKGGVASSPPLSSPGGSAFGGKKGGQGGFPLATVGALIFNRGDIFLVQTHKWSHTFGIPGGKIKKGETMEEALRREIFEETGMKIKKIRFAMVQDSIDSREFYRPHQHFLLINFYADTDSRKFRLNDESESGFWVNPRTALKLRLNQPTRILLEHYFKT, from the coding sequence ATGAATCTCCAAAACATAATCTTCGACTGGTCCGGCACCCTTTTTGACGATTTTGAAATCTCGCATCATTCCACCGTCGCCACGCTTAAAGCCTTCGGTGGAAAACTTGTTTCGATCGACGATTACAAAGAACACTTTGTCCTCCCCGCCTGGAAATTTTACCGGTATTTTCTCAAAAACGCCGACATGGATGCGGTGACCCATTTTTATTTTGAACACTTCATGCACCACATCGAACGGGGGAGGCTTTTCCCGAAGGCGAGGGAGAATCTGAAACGGGCGCATCGAATGGGATATAAGCTTTTTATCTGCTCAACCGTCCGACAGGACCTTTTGGAAAAAATGGTCCGTCATCTGAAAATCGACCGTTTCTTTGACGGAATTTTCGGAAGCGTCCGCGACAAGGAGAAGCGGCTTCCCAATATCTGCCGTCGCCTCGGACTAAAAAAAGACCGGACGATCTTTGCCGGGGACATGGAGCACGATGTCGCGGCGGCGAAAAAGGCGGGGGTTTTATCCGCCGCCTTTCTTTGCGGCTATCAGACACCGCGCCATCTCCTCTCCGCGGCCCCCGATTTTGTCTGGAACGATCACGGGAGTTTGGGGAAATTTTTGAATAAAATCCCCCCCAACCCCCCTTTGCCAAAGGGGGGAGTCGCATCTTCCCCCCCTTTGTCCTCCCCAGGCGGATCCGCCTTTGGCGGAAAAAAGGGGGGACAGGGGGGATTTCCTCTCGCCACCGTCGGCGCCTTGATTTTCAACCGCGGTGACATCTTTCTCGTCCAGACGCACAAATGGAGCCACACATTCGGTATTCCCGGAGGGAAGATCAAAAAGGGGGAAACGATGGAGGAGGCGCTCCGGCGCGAGATTTTTGAGGAGACCGGAATGAAAATCAAAAAGATCCGCTTTGCAATGGTTCAGGATTCGATCGATTCAAGGGAATTCTACAGACCGCATCAGCATTTTCTGCTGATCAATTTTTACGCCGACACCGATTCGCGGAAATTCAGGCTCAATGACGAATCGGAAAGCGGTTTTTGGGTGAATCCGCGTACTGCCCTCAAACTCCGCCTTAATCAACCGACACGGATTTTGCTGGAACATTATTTTAAAACCTAA
- a CDS encoding ABC transporter permease encodes MTWIGFYTLIEREFYRFMRLSRQTILPPLITTVMFILIFGYSLGTRIKEISGFSYIIYILPGLIQMAVITNAYANSSTSLYMARLERSIENMLVAPLTHFQMVTAYMIGGLLRGMVVAGVIAAVSAFFIDFPFHHWGLIFTSIFFTSILFSGFGIISALYAESWDKIAMFTNFVITPFVYLGGVFYSIKMLPPFWQKISLANPMFYCVDLVRYSFLGVSDAPVWIGLTTVISAAVILYGVCIYLFWRGYKLVN; translated from the coding sequence ATGACTTGGATCGGATTCTATACATTAATCGAACGCGAATTCTACCGCTTCATGCGGCTTTCGCGGCAGACCATCCTGCCGCCGCTGATCACGACGGTCATGTTCATCCTCATCTTCGGCTATTCACTCGGGACGCGGATCAAGGAAATCTCCGGTTTTTCGTATATTATTTATATTCTCCCCGGCTTAATCCAGATGGCCGTAATCACCAACGCCTACGCCAATTCTTCCACCTCCCTCTACATGGCGCGCCTCGAGCGGTCGATCGAAAACATGCTGGTGGCGCCGCTCACCCATTTTCAGATGGTGACCGCCTATATGATCGGAGGCTTGTTACGCGGCATGGTCGTGGCGGGGGTGATTGCGGCGGTTTCCGCTTTTTTCATTGATTTTCCCTTTCACCACTGGGGGCTTATTTTTACCTCCATCTTTTTTACCTCCATCCTTTTTTCCGGTTTTGGCATCATCTCGGCCCTCTATGCCGAAAGCTGGGACAAAATCGCCATGTTCACGAATTTTGTCATTACCCCGTTTGTTTACCTCGGGGGTGTTTTTTATTCGATCAAAATGCTCCCCCCCTTTTGGCAAAAAATTTCGCTGGCAAACCCCATGTTCTATTGCGTCGATCTTGTCCGCTATTCGTTTTTGGGAGTTTCCGATGCCCCCGTGTGGATCGGATTGACGACGGTTATTTCCGCCGCTGTCATCCTCTACGGCGTCTGTATCTATCTCTTCTGGCGGGGATACAAGCTGGTGAATTAG
- a CDS encoding ABC transporter ATP-binding protein, translating to MSALSVVNAKKNYGPVQALKGISLEVGKGEFFGLLGPNGAGKTTLIQSIVGLCHLNEGSISVFGSDVRRDYLKTHAVVGFSPQDMNLDRFFPIRKILMFQAGFYGLKRREQKEIVGRLLEQFRLTEKADVPYYRLSGGMQRRLLVAKAMVGNPQLLILDEPTAGIDVEQRHELWEYLRHLNRDGTTIILTTHYIDEAEALCRRIAVIHLGEIRETGSPAELIEQYCEKRVFLKISKKIPLKDFSSLGFDVSVNEDTVIGEGANVGGMIEKFLGVLAKHPDCRIVGLHVERGTLEDVFLKVTGARIEGAEDKEVSPLKVRGGQEGL from the coding sequence ATGTCCGCCCTATCGGTCGTCAATGCGAAAAAAAACTACGGTCCCGTGCAGGCCCTGAAAGGGATCAGCCTGGAAGTCGGGAAGGGGGAGTTTTTCGGCTTGCTTGGCCCCAACGGCGCCGGCAAGACGACACTCATTCAGTCCATTGTGGGGCTCTGCCATCTGAATGAAGGGTCGATTTCCGTGTTTGGATCGGACGTTCGTCGCGATTATTTGAAGACGCATGCCGTGGTGGGTTTTTCGCCGCAGGATATGAACCTCGACCGCTTTTTTCCTATCCGTAAAATCCTGATGTTTCAGGCCGGGTTCTATGGCCTTAAGCGGCGCGAGCAAAAAGAAATCGTCGGCCGTCTTCTGGAACAATTCCGCCTGACCGAAAAGGCCGATGTCCCCTACTATCGCCTCTCCGGCGGGATGCAGAGGCGCCTCCTTGTGGCCAAGGCGATGGTCGGAAACCCACAGCTCTTGATCCTCGATGAGCCCACCGCCGGGATCGACGTGGAACAGAGGCACGAACTTTGGGAGTACCTTCGCCACTTAAACCGCGACGGGACGACCATCATTCTCACCACGCATTATATCGACGAGGCGGAGGCCCTTTGCCGGCGGATTGCCGTCATCCATCTGGGTGAAATCCGAGAGACAGGAAGCCCGGCCGAATTGATCGAGCAGTATTGTGAAAAACGGGTTTTTTTAAAGATCTCGAAGAAAATTCCGCTTAAGGATTTCAGTTCTCTGGGCTTTGATGTTTCAGTCAACGAGGATACCGTCATCGGAGAAGGGGCCAATGTCGGCGGGATGATCGAAAAATTTTTGGGCGTTCTGGCAAAACACCCTGACTGCCGGATTGTGGGTCTGCATGTGGAGCGGGGAACACTGGAGGATGTGTTTTTAAAGGTGACGGGGGCGCGGATTGAAGGGGCGGAAGATAAGGAAGTTTCTCCCCTTAAGGTAAGGGGAGGTCAGGAGGGGTTATAA
- a CDS encoding gamma-glutamyltransferase, with protein MGFGIFPAYAYQPAVVSAHPEATRVGIEILKKGGNSADAAIATAFALSVVEPFNSGLGGGGFLLYYDAKAKKFSFVDYRETAPIKASEALYRKDPSRLSKGILSVAVPGFVKGMGTIHKKWGSKAWDELIYPAIDLARKGIPIREKLEEKLKETAPVFKDDPAFTALYADPYEKKNGKIVQTDLAETLDEIRKNSASFYTGSLAKKIARFMKKSGGLITEADLRSYPVYFRKPYQFQREPYKIISAPLPSSGGAALDLLFKKAIINNLDRARPFSPEAFETVMKGIKDYFDYREIALADTASNIATHTTHLSVIDKDGNIASMTNTLNSPFGSGVVVPETGIILNNEMADFSLKAHTANAIRPGRRPLSSMSPSIVFKKGKPYLVIGTPGGFNIPVNLFQVFLFVWDWKASFAGAIARPKIYYSPAADKILVEPKVSNNIREALAGQGTIEEQPPTGNVQALLIQNEKKTLTISDPRGEGKGFADTSFQKSGRQ; from the coding sequence TTGGGATTTGGAATTTTCCCTGCGTACGCCTACCAGCCGGCGGTTGTCTCTGCCCATCCGGAGGCCACCAGAGTCGGAATTGAAATTCTCAAAAAAGGGGGGAATTCAGCCGACGCCGCCATTGCCACAGCCTTTGCCCTCTCGGTCGTTGAACCGTTCAACTCGGGCCTCGGGGGGGGCGGGTTTTTGCTTTATTACGACGCCAAGGCAAAGAAATTCTCCTTTGTCGACTACCGTGAGACAGCCCCCATCAAGGCCTCCGAGGCCCTCTACCGAAAAGACCCCTCCCGTCTTTCAAAGGGAATCCTCTCCGTTGCCGTTCCCGGTTTTGTCAAAGGGATGGGGACAATCCACAAGAAATGGGGATCGAAGGCGTGGGATGAACTGATCTATCCGGCCATCGACCTGGCGCGAAAAGGGATTCCGATCAGGGAAAAACTGGAAGAAAAGCTTAAGGAAACGGCGCCGGTTTTTAAGGATGATCCGGCCTTCACGGCTCTCTATGCAGACCCCTATGAGAAAAAGAACGGAAAGATCGTTCAGACCGATTTGGCCGAAACCCTGGACGAGATTCGAAAGAACAGCGCTTCCTTTTACACCGGTTCCCTGGCAAAAAAAATCGCCCGTTTCATGAAAAAATCGGGGGGCCTGATCACGGAAGCGGATCTCCGTTCCTACCCGGTTTATTTCCGAAAGCCCTATCAGTTCCAGCGGGAGCCCTACAAAATAATCAGCGCCCCCCTCCCCAGTTCGGGGGGGGCCGCCCTCGACCTGCTGTTTAAAAAAGCGATCATCAACAATCTCGACCGGGCCCGCCCCTTCTCGCCGGAGGCCTTCGAAACGGTGATGAAAGGGATTAAAGACTACTTCGACTACCGCGAGATCGCCCTGGCCGACACCGCTTCCAACATCGCGACTCACACGACGCACCTATCGGTTATCGACAAGGACGGAAATATCGCCTCGATGACCAATACGTTGAACAGCCCTTTTGGCTCCGGTGTTGTCGTCCCCGAAACCGGAATTATTTTGAACAATGAGATGGCCGATTTTTCGCTTAAAGCCCATACCGCCAACGCCATCCGTCCCGGGCGGCGCCCCCTTTCCAGCATGTCGCCGTCGATTGTCTTCAAAAAAGGAAAGCCGTATCTGGTCATCGGAACTCCGGGGGGCTTTAACATCCCGGTGAATCTTTTTCAGGTTTTCCTGTTTGTCTGGGACTGGAAGGCGTCGTTTGCGGGGGCCATTGCCCGGCCGAAAATCTATTATTCACCGGCCGCCGACAAGATTCTGGTCGAACCAAAAGTTTCCAACAACATTCGTGAAGCGCTTGCCGGCCAGGGAACCATCGAGGAACAGCCGCCGACGGGGAATGTCCAGGCCCTGCTTATTCAGAACGAAAAGAAAACCCTCACCATTTCGGATCCGCGGGGGGAGGGGAAGGGGTTTGCCGACACATCTTTCCAAAAATCGGGCCGACAATAA
- a CDS encoding phage Gp37/Gp68 family protein: protein MDNSTNKRTEKNNRTKISPGCKHCYAEIFAERWRGVSGHPYEQGFDLKLWPERLELPLTWKKPRTIFVNSMSDLFHEKVPVAFIKKAFSVMREANWHSFQILTKRADRLADLAQELPWPQNVWMGVSVESEQYLWRIDRLRNVPAKVRFISFEPLLGPVGPADLTNIHWAIVGGESGPGARPMNPEWARQIRGLCEKKEVAFFFKQWGGVQKSRTGRRLDGRFWNDMPKRHEITPRIGETLPLIPA from the coding sequence ATTGATAATTCAACGAATAAAAGGACAGAGAAAAACAACCGTACGAAAATCAGCCCGGGGTGCAAGCACTGCTATGCCGAAATCTTTGCCGAAAGATGGCGTGGTGTTTCCGGGCATCCTTATGAACAGGGGTTCGATCTCAAATTATGGCCGGAACGGCTTGAATTGCCGTTAACATGGAAAAAACCACGTACCATTTTCGTCAACAGCATGAGCGATCTTTTCCATGAAAAAGTTCCTGTTGCTTTCATCAAAAAAGCATTCTCTGTCATGCGAGAGGCCAATTGGCACTCGTTTCAGATTCTTACAAAGAGAGCCGACCGCCTTGCCGACCTTGCCCAAGAATTACCCTGGCCTCAAAACGTCTGGATGGGCGTTTCCGTTGAGAGCGAACAATATCTTTGGCGTATCGACAGACTTCGCAATGTTCCCGCCAAAGTCCGTTTTATCTCTTTTGAACCGTTGCTTGGCCCGGTTGGGCCGGCTGATTTAACCAATATCCATTGGGCTATCGTCGGAGGTGAAAGCGGTCCGGGGGCAAGGCCGATGAATCCGGAGTGGGCACGCCAAATCCGCGGCCTATGTGAGAAAAAGGAAGTCGCATTTTTCTTCAAACAGTGGGGCGGCGTGCAAAAAAGCAGGACAGGTCGAAGACTGGATGGACGTTTTTGGAACGACATGCCCAAGCGGCACGAAATTACCCCCAGGATCGGAGAAACGCTCCCGCTAATACCGGCTTAA
- the gyrB gene encoding DNA topoisomerase (ATP-hydrolyzing) subunit B, whose protein sequence is MTQLTLSSQQYDASSIRVLEGLEAVRKRPAMYIGSTGSGGLHHLVYELVDNSIDEALAGFCDDIKAVIQIDNTVTVEDNGRGIPVGMHPTEGVSAAEVALTKLHAGGKFEKSAYKVSGGLHGVGVSCVNALSEKLELEIRRDGKVYQQSYQRGVPDAPLKEVGTTDKRGTKIWFKPDPEIFESLEFSFDVLSQRLRELSFLNRGVKILIRDERAEKEHLFEYKGGLVSFVEFLNQRKAPVHPKVIYFEGEKDGVVVEVAMQWNDGYNESVFSFANNINTVEGGTHLSGFRSALTRCVNAYAEKAGLLKGLEEKPSGEDTREGLTAIISVKIPEPQFEGQTKAKLGNSEVEGIVKQAINDHFGAYLEEHPADAKRIALKVTEAARAREAARKARNLVRRKSALDVGSLPGKLADCQEKDPRHAELYIVEGDSAGGSAKQGRDRRNQAILPLKGKILNVEKARFDKMLSSEEIRVLITALGTGIGEADHNIEKLRYHNIIIMTDADVDGSHIRTLLLTFFYRHMPQVIERGHLFIAQPPLYRLKKGKTETYLKDDQGLKEYLIEFGVEAVKVKTRGKEITGKPLADLVRLLITYGQIMERVEKRCDPRIVLALVRATRIDRDALKDEAALAAELEKVRSFLKQEIDEMSHYTEENLPDEEHSSRRIVFHSTYKGARRATTIDDEFLAGAEIHQLQKMEKEFRELGEGPYQIWHDEKRFVVRRPEQVRDYVLNEGKRGITIQRYKGLGEMNPQQLWDTTMNPETRTLLKVQVEDAVESDQIFTVLMGDQVEPRREFIETNALNVRNLDI, encoded by the coding sequence ATGACTCAATTAACCCTTTCGTCCCAGCAATATGACGCCTCCTCCATCCGTGTTTTGGAGGGGTTGGAGGCGGTCCGCAAGCGCCCCGCCATGTATATCGGCTCAACCGGCTCGGGGGGCCTCCATCATCTTGTCTACGAGCTGGTCGACAACTCCATCGATGAGGCGCTGGCCGGCTTTTGCGACGACATCAAGGCGGTCATCCAGATCGACAACACCGTGACGGTGGAGGATAACGGTCGCGGCATTCCGGTGGGCATGCACCCGACCGAGGGGGTCTCGGCGGCCGAAGTGGCGCTCACCAAACTCCATGCCGGCGGAAAATTCGAAAAGAGCGCCTACAAGGTCTCCGGCGGTTTGCACGGTGTAGGCGTCTCCTGCGTCAACGCCCTTTCGGAAAAACTGGAGCTGGAAATTCGCCGCGACGGCAAGGTCTATCAGCAGTCCTATCAGAGAGGGGTCCCGGACGCCCCATTGAAAGAGGTGGGGACCACCGACAAACGCGGCACCAAAATCTGGTTCAAACCCGATCCCGAAATTTTCGAGTCGCTGGAGTTCAGTTTTGATGTCCTCTCGCAACGCCTGCGCGAACTTTCCTTTTTAAACCGCGGCGTCAAAATCCTCATCCGCGACGAACGGGCCGAAAAAGAGCATCTGTTTGAGTACAAGGGGGGGTTGGTCAGCTTTGTCGAGTTTTTAAACCAGCGAAAAGCGCCTGTTCATCCGAAGGTCATCTATTTTGAGGGGGAAAAGGATGGAGTGGTTGTCGAGGTGGCCATGCAGTGGAACGACGGCTACAACGAAAGCGTCTTTTCCTTTGCCAACAACATCAACACTGTCGAGGGGGGGACGCATCTCTCCGGATTCCGCTCCGCCCTCACCCGCTGTGTCAATGCCTATGCGGAAAAGGCGGGTTTGCTCAAGGGGTTGGAAGAGAAACCATCCGGTGAAGATACCCGCGAGGGGTTGACCGCCATCATCAGCGTTAAAATCCCCGAGCCGCAGTTTGAAGGGCAGACAAAGGCCAAACTGGGAAACAGCGAGGTGGAGGGGATTGTCAAGCAGGCGATCAACGACCACTTCGGCGCCTATCTGGAGGAACATCCCGCCGATGCGAAGCGGATTGCGCTTAAGGTGACGGAGGCGGCGAGGGCCCGCGAGGCGGCGCGAAAGGCGCGGAATCTTGTCCGCCGCAAAAGCGCCCTGGACGTCGGCTCACTCCCCGGAAAGCTGGCCGATTGTCAGGAAAAAGACCCGCGGCATGCGGAACTGTATATTGTCGAGGGAGATTCGGCCGGCGGCTCGGCGAAACAGGGGCGCGACCGGCGAAATCAGGCGATCCTTCCGTTGAAGGGGAAAATTTTAAACGTCGAAAAGGCGCGCTTCGATAAAATGCTCTCCTCCGAGGAAATCCGCGTGCTGATCACGGCGCTCGGCACCGGCATCGGCGAGGCCGATCATAACATCGAAAAACTCCGCTATCACAATATTATTATCATGACCGACGCCGACGTCGACGGCTCGCACATCCGTACCCTGCTTCTGACGTTCTTTTACCGCCACATGCCGCAGGTGATCGAGCGGGGCCATCTGTTCATCGCCCAGCCGCCGCTCTACCGGCTTAAAAAGGGGAAGACCGAGACCTACTTGAAGGACGATCAGGGTTTGAAGGAATACCTGATTGAGTTTGGCGTTGAGGCGGTGAAGGTCAAGACCCGGGGGAAGGAAATTACCGGAAAGCCGCTGGCCGATCTGGTCCGTCTGCTGATTACCTACGGGCAGATCATGGAGCGGGTGGAAAAGCGCTGTGATCCCCGCATTGTCCTTGCCCTGGTGCGCGCCACCCGGATCGATCGCGACGCCTTGAAGGACGAAGCGGCGCTGGCGGCGGAGCTCGAAAAGGTCCGCTCTTTTCTCAAGCAGGAAATCGACGAGATGAGCCACTATACGGAGGAAAATCTTCCGGACGAGGAGCATTCATCGCGGCGGATCGTCTTCCACTCGACCTACAAGGGGGCGCGGCGCGCCACGACGATTGATGACGAATTTCTGGCCGGCGCCGAAATCCATCAGCTCCAGAAGATGGAAAAAGAATTCCGCGAGCTGGGGGAGGGCCCCTACCAGATCTGGCATGATGAGAAGCGCTTTGTGGTGAGAAGGCCGGAGCAGGTGCGCGATTACGTGTTAAACGAGGGGAAGAGGGGGATAACCATTCAGCGCTACAAGGGCTTGGGTGAAATGAATCCGCAACAGTTGTGGGATACAACCATGAACCCCGAAACGCGCACGCTGTTAAAAGTCCAGGTGGAAGACGCCGTGGAATCGGATCAGATCTTTACCGTCTTGATGGGCGACCAGGTTGAACCCCGCCGGGAATTTATCGAGACCAATGCGTTGAACGTGAGGAATTTGGATATTTAG
- the recF gene encoding DNA replication and repair protein RecF (All proteins in this family for which functions are known are DNA-binding proteins that assist the filamentation of RecA onto DNA for the initiation of recombination or recombinational repair.), whose translation MHIQALSLKNYLKSFRTVTRDHLLSKGEPSAMIEAFLNTPPVSHQIRISFETRENRTTREVLLNKKRPHLFREYYGLVPLLLFEPGEVYLFRESPSQRRRFLNQAVFLDYPASLKTLGAYDEVVAQKNRILKEGRGGNATGVVGPAALEIWNEQLAKLGAIIVEQRIEWVRKMNERIGEEYRNLSRGKEEAKMVYRSSTEGETEEEIFQALQNLIREKEAEERQRGESIVGPHRDDFSFLIDGRSISEFGSQGENRSAVIALKLSQIKLHEKGHQKSAIFLLDDVVSELDSDRIEGLFSTLQTTPGQVFITATEKSKLSNDFKEKGAYFLVEEGAVRVLG comes from the coding sequence GTGCACATACAGGCGCTTTCTTTAAAAAACTATCTTAAATCGTTCCGAACCGTGACACGAGATCACCTCTTGTCCAAGGGAGAACCGTCGGCGATGATCGAGGCTTTCTTGAACACCCCGCCGGTTTCGCATCAGATCCGGATTTCCTTCGAGACAAGGGAAAACCGGACGACAAGAGAGGTTCTGCTCAACAAAAAAAGACCCCACCTTTTCAGGGAGTACTATGGTCTTGTTCCTCTCCTCCTATTTGAACCGGGGGAGGTCTATCTTTTTCGCGAATCGCCGTCACAACGGCGCAGGTTTTTGAATCAGGCGGTGTTTCTGGATTATCCCGCATCGCTTAAAACCTTGGGTGCCTATGACGAGGTGGTGGCGCAAAAAAACCGGATTTTAAAGGAGGGGAGAGGTGGCAACGCCACTGGCGTCGTCGGCCCTGCCGCCTTGGAGATATGGAATGAACAACTGGCCAAACTCGGGGCGATCATTGTCGAACAGAGAATCGAGTGGGTTCGGAAAATGAACGAGAGGATCGGGGAGGAGTATCGGAATCTGTCGCGCGGAAAGGAAGAGGCGAAGATGGTTTATCGTTCGTCGACGGAAGGGGAGACGGAGGAGGAAATTTTTCAGGCGCTTCAAAATTTAATCCGTGAAAAAGAAGCGGAAGAAAGGCAACGAGGCGAATCGATTGTCGGCCCCCACCGGGACGACTTTTCCTTCCTGATCGACGGCCGTTCCATCAGTGAATTCGGGTCGCAGGGGGAAAACCGCTCCGCAGTGATCGCCCTCAAACTTTCGCAGATCAAATTGCATGAAAAAGGGCATCAAAAAAGCGCCATTTTTCTTCTCGATGACGTTGTTTCCGAACTCGATTCGGATCGAATCGAGGGGCTTTTTTCCACCCTCCAAACCACCCCTGGGCAGGTCTTTATTACCGCCACGGAAAAGTCAAAATTATCCAATGATTTCAAAGAGAAAGGAGCATACTTTTTGGTTGAAGAAGGGGCGGTCCGTGTGCTAGGTTGA